TCCGGGCCGACCGCGGCCCGCAGCGCGTCCAGGTCGACGAGACCGCGGTCGTCGGACGGGATCGTCACCGTCTCGTAGCCGGCCGCCGTCGCGCTCGCCGGGTTCGTGCCGTGAGACGAATCGGGCACGAGGACCTTCGTGCGAGTTTCGCCCCGGCTTTCGTGGTACGCCCGAATGAGCATGAGGCCGGTAAACTCGCCGTGCGCCCCTGCGGCCGGCTGGAGCGTAACGCGGTCCATGCCGGTAATTTCGGCCAGATCCCGCTGCAGCGTGTACAGCAGCTCCAGAGCGCCTTGGACGGATTCCTCCGCCTGGTACGGATGGATGCGGGCGAAGCCGGTCAGGCGCGCGACGTCTTCGTTCAGCTTCGGATTGTATTTCATCGTGCACGAGCCGAGCGGATAAAAGCCGTTGTCGACGCCGAAGTTGCGGCGGGACAGCGCCGTATAATGCCGGACGACGTCGACTTCGTACAGCTCGGGCAGCGCAGCGGGTTCGGTTCGCAAGTATGCGGCCGGAACGATCTCTTCGAGCGGAACGTCCGGCACGTCGCAGGCGGGCAGCGAATAGGCGGCGCGTCCGGGACGGCTTCGCTCGAACACGAGCGGCGTGTCGGCAGCGGCGGCCGAGCGGTCGGTGTTGGCGTGGTTCATCGCAGAATCGCCTCCAGTTCCGACGCGAACGCGTCGATCTCTTCTTTCGTGCGCCGCTCGGTGACGGCGATCAGCATGCAGCCTTCGAACGACGGATCGACGCGGCCCAAATCGAAGCCGCCGAGGTAGCCGCGTTCGAGCAGCTTCGCGTTCGCGTCGCGAATCGAAGGGGCGCCGTCCGGCAGCCGGATCGCGAACTCGTTGAAGTACGGTGCGGCGAACCGCCGCTCGACGCCCGGAATCGCCGTAAGCCGCTGCATTGCGTAATGCGCCTTGCGCATATTCAGCGCCGCGACGTCGGCAAGGCCGCGTTTGCCCATGACGGACAAGTAGATCGAGGAGCACAGCGCCAGCAGCGCCTGGTTGGAGCATATGTTGGACGTCGCCTTCTCGCGCCGAATGTGCTGCTCGCGCGCCTGCAGCGTCAGCACGAAGCCGCGCTTGCCGTCCCGGTCGACCGTTTGGCCGACGATGCGGCCGGGGATGCGGCGCATATACTCGGCGCTGACGGCGAAATAGCCGCAGGTCGGCCCGCCGAACGACGGGGCGATGCCGAGCGGTTGCGCGTCGCCGACGACGATGTCGGCGCCGAGCTTCCCCGGCGGCTGCAGCGCGCCGAGGGAGAGCGGATTGGCGCTGACGACGCACAGCGCTCCCGCGGCATGAGCGGCGGCCGCGATCGCCGCTGTATCCTCGATCGCCCCGAAGAAATTGGGCGATTGGATCATGACGGCGGCGGTGTCGGTGCGGACGGCGGCGCGCACCGCGTCGGGGTCCGTGACGCCGTTCGGCGCATCGATCCAATCGATCGCGAGGCCGAGCCCGCGCGCCGTCGTCGTCAGCACCTCGCGCGCTTCCGGATGCGCCGCTCGGGAGACGGCGAGACGGGGCCGACGCAGCGCTCCGGAGGCGAGGGCGCCCGCCTCCGCGAAAGCGGTGGCGCCGTCGTACATGCTCGCGTTCGCGACGGCGAGGCCGGTCAGTTCGCAAATGTACGATTGGAATTCGAAGATCGCCTGAAGCTCGCCCTGCGAAATTTCCGGCTGGTATGGCGTGTAGGCCGTGTAGAACTCGGACCGTCCGGCCAAATGCTGGATGACGACGGGGATATGGTGATCGTAGATGCCCGCTCCGAGAAAGCTGACCGCCCGATCGAGATCGACGTTGCGGCCGGCCAGCCGCTTCATATGCGCGAGCAGGGCGCCTTCGTCCAGCGCCTCCGAGACGGCGAGACGCCCTCGGAACCGGATCGATTCCGGAATGTCCGCGAACAGCTCCTCGATCGACGACGCGCCAATGCAGGCCAGCATCTCCCGTTCATCCTCAGGCGTTACCGGCAAATACCGATGCGGCGCCGCCGCGTTCGGCTTCGTGCGTTCCATGCGCTTCAGCTCCTTTCCGTTTTCCCGATATCGCTACTTCCGCCTCCGGTAGAACGGCGTCGGAACGACCGCCGCCTCAAGCCGCTTGCCCCGCACGTCGACGTACACGCTCGCGCCGAGCTCCGCGTACGCGGCGTCGAGCAGCGCGAGACCGACGGCCCGCTTCAATGTAGGGGACTGCGTCCCCGACGTCACTTCGCCGATGAGCCGCCCGTCCGGCGCGTCGAACACGCCGCAATGCGGCCGTGGGATGCCGCGGTCGATCATCTCGACGCCGACGAGACGGCGCGGCGGTCCGGCCTCCCGCTGGGCGAGCAGCGCGCCGCGGCCGACGAAATCGCCTTTGTCGAATTTGACGAACGCGCCGAGTCCGGCCTCGAGGGGTGAGATGGCGAGGGACAGCTCCTGTCCGTATAAGGGCAGGTTCGCTTCGAAGCGAAGCGTGTCGCGCGCGCCGAGGCCGCACGGCGCGAGGCCGTACGCCGCGCCCGCGTCCATCAGCGCCCGCCACGCGTCTGCGGCCCGCTCCGCCGGGACGTACAGCTCGAAGCCGTCCTCGCCCGTGTAGCCGGTGCGGGAGACGAGCGC
The nucleotide sequence above comes from Paenibacillus sp.. Encoded proteins:
- the gcvPA gene encoding aminomethyl-transferring glycine dehydrogenase subunit GcvPA, which encodes MERTKPNAAAPHRYLPVTPEDEREMLACIGASSIEELFADIPESIRFRGRLAVSEALDEGALLAHMKRLAGRNVDLDRAVSFLGAGIYDHHIPVVIQHLAGRSEFYTAYTPYQPEISQGELQAIFEFQSYICELTGLAVANASMYDGATAFAEAGALASGALRRPRLAVSRAAHPEAREVLTTTARGLGLAIDWIDAPNGVTDPDAVRAAVRTDTAAVMIQSPNFFGAIEDTAAIAAAAHAAGALCVVSANPLSLGALQPPGKLGADIVVGDAQPLGIAPSFGGPTCGYFAVSAEYMRRIPGRIVGQTVDRDGKRGFVLTLQAREQHIRREKATSNICSNQALLALCSSIYLSVMGKRGLADVAALNMRKAHYAMQRLTAIPGVERRFAAPYFNEFAIRLPDGAPSIRDANAKLLERGYLGGFDLGRVDPSFEGCMLIAVTERRTKEEIDAFASELEAILR